A stretch of the Argentina anserina chromosome 6, drPotAnse1.1, whole genome shotgun sequence genome encodes the following:
- the LOC126798942 gene encoding uncharacterized protein LOC126798942 isoform X2, giving the protein MIPTPVRARRHPRWPKEWERNWDNCEASAAAMLKIQSVPVKFPSAKILGDVAYGELGETLETSVKLSVNFDIEEPITKGIKPPQLSSCLACGNCLSGCPYNAKTSTDKNYILSAIQGGCIVKTECQVKYIVRNMYVNSPCERNIGKINRRWRVYFDEIDYITSDFVILSAGVFGTTEILFQSQMRGLKLSEALGSGFSCNGNTVACLAGSPAPLGAYGLDRKQLSETPFEERPGPSISSSYTSSLGFTIQSAVLPTAYPYLLFKGITTYGWPTGYWFFHGVIDKIKHMICFKACQAMVLIALGHDEGDGKITLDKGTNKFCFTPPHDPLLPQKIRAFQKLTKKLGGILFMAKYRSASVHHLGGCIASSDPSHGVCNPDGQVFDPKSPVTVHPGLYVCDASLIPCSVGINPSLTIATVAEHVSRNLVQDILMYKSREGHESVLKVPNKDTKSFIDRKAINCGRSLVTIKETMRGYIGGMPCTAYLIMKMNSQDQTGSAKWKLGTGESHPLLKGKVGGCVEMKAFEKDKLHVLDGNVNLCAVDDRTPYTQYMHYHLLLAASTGARYILEGRKIMNPYLFPVFAWREMTTLHVKFAEVSEKISKDEKMILKGELSVSMIELLKSTISLEGNNRGRFIRLLLGSLLRTYFLQIPRGNHKDLNLSVYHMKSYPSCTFHEIKTEDGFIISCMQWKPHHVLSKLKQDEQQNPVLLLNGYSTESYWLPTEPNDLVRSLLEEGHDTWLLQPRLHPLNPSNNFSIEDVARYDIPAAINKILELHGPTAKVHVVAHCVGGLAIHMAVMGGHVSATHVASLSCTNSSMFFNLNAFSRVKMWLPLIPITMFILGADKIVPLLDASKLSLRHHLLRLIARFIPRYERCTCTECEVFSGMFGNTFWHENITPTMHQWLNKQSSTRLPMSAFPHLRKICNSGFIVDSNGCNSYLIHPERMALPTLYISGGRSLLVTPQTSFLAHKYMKLHQPGFRHERVVVEGFGHSDLLIGEESLKKVFPHILSHIRLAEEGNIHTKRNRCSKESLDWEADQHYEGSFGEWGTWFSPFVIVSLFLMMISLLLILVL; this is encoded by the exons ATGATACCAACACCAGTCCGGGCTAGACGGCATCCACGATGGCCAAAGGAATGGGAAAGGAATTGGGACAATTGTGAAGCTTCTGCAGCTGCCATGCTGAAAATACAAAGTGTGCCTGTCAAGTTTCCTTCTGCGAAAATCTTAGGAGATGTTGCATATGGGGAGCTTGGAGAAACTCTTGAAACGTCAGTGAAGCTGAGTGTGAATTTTGATATTGAAGAACCAATAACCAAGGGTATAAAGCCTCCACAGTTGAGTAGCTGCTTAGCATGTGGGAACTGTCTCTCTGGATGTCCTTATAATGCCAAAACTTCTACAGACAAAAACTATATACTTTCAGCAATCCAG GGAGGATGCATTGTTAAAACAGAATGTCAAGTGAAGTATATAGTGAGGAATATGTATGTAAATTCCCCATGTGAAAGAAATATTGGCAAAATAAATAGAAGATGGCGTGTTTACTTTGATGAGATTGACTATATAACTTCTGATTTTGTAATCCTATCAG CTGGAGTTTTTGGCACAACTGAGATACTCTTCCAATCCCAGATGAGAGGACTGAAACTTTCAGAAGCACTTGGATCTGGTTTCAGCTGTAATGGGAATACCGTGGCTTGTCTTGCTGGAAGTCCGGCACCATTAGGTGCTTATGGATTAGACAGAAAGCAATTGTCTGAGACTCCTTTTGAGGAAAGGCCAGGGCCATCAATCTCTTCGTCTTACACCTCTTCACTGGGATTTACAATCCAG AGTGCTGTACTTCCGACAGCTTATCCATACCTACTGTTCAAAGGGATTACGACGTATGGATGGCCTACTGGATACTGGTTCTTTCATGGAGTTATAgacaaaataaaacatatgATATGTTTCAAAGCATGCCAAGCAATGGTCCTTATAGCACTGGgacatgatgagggtgatggtAAGATCACATTAGATAAGGGAACAAACAAATTCTGCTTCACTCCACCTCATGATCCCCTGCTCCCACAGAAAATTAGAGCTTTTCAGAAGCTGACTAAAAAATTAGGAGGAATTCTCTTCATGGCGAAATACCGAAGTGCGTCAGTTCATCATTTAGGAGGGTGCATCGCATCATCAGATCCTTCACATGGTGTTTGCAACCCTGACGGGCAGGTTTTTGACCCAAAGTCACCTGTCACAGTGCACCCCGGCCTGTATGTCTGTGATGCTTCTTTGATTCCATGTTCTGTTGGCATAAACCCATCTCTTACTATTGCTACTGTTGCTGAACATGTAAGTAGGAACCTTGTGCAGGATATTCTCATGTACAAGAGCAGAGAAGGCCATGAATCTGTTCTTAAAGTTCCtaataaagatacaaaatcCTTCATTGATAGGAAGGCTATTAATTGCGGGAGATCATTGGTCACCATTAAAGAAACCATGAGAGGTTATATTGGTGGTATGCCATGCACAGCTTATCTCATAATGAAGATGAACTCTCAGGACCAGACGGGCTCTGCTAAATGGAAGTTGGGCACCGGAGAATCTCATCCTCTTTTAAAGGGGAAAGTTGGAGGGTGTGTAGAAATGAAAGCTTTTGAGAAGGATAAGTTACATGTCCTTGATGGGAATGTAAACTTGTGTGCAGTAGATGACAGAACTCCTTACACACAGTATATGCATTACCACCTTCTTCTTGCAGCTTCTACTGGTGCAAg ATATATTCTTGAGGGAAGAAAGATAATGAACCCTTATCTCTTTCCTGTATTTGCTTGGAGGGAAATGACAACACTGCATGTGAAATTTGCGGAAGTTTCTGAGAAAATCTCAAAGGATGAGAAGATGATTTTAAAAGGGGAGCTTAGTGTTTCCATGATCGAGCTTCTTAAGAGTACTATAAGCCTTGAAGGTAACAATAGAGGAAGGTTCATACGCCTCTTATTAGGGTCCCTCTTAAGAACCTATTTCTTGCAGATACCTCGAGGGAACCACAAGGATTTGAATCTGTCAGTTTATCACATGAAGTCTTATCCAAGCTGCACTTTTCATGAAATAAAAACTG AAGATGGATTCATTATTAGTTGCATGCAATGGAAACCCCACCATGTTTTGTCAAAACTCAAACAAGATGAACAACAAAATCCAGTTCTGCTTCTTAATGGATATTCTACTGAGAGTTACTGGCTGCCGACAGAACCCAATGACTTAGTAAGATCTTTACTCGAAGAAGGGCATGATACATGGCTTCTACAACCACGATTGCATCCTTTAAATCCTTCAAACAACTTTTCCATTGAAGATGTTGCACGATATGATATCCCTGCTG CAATAAATAAGATCCTTGAACTTCATGGACCAACTGCAAAGGTGCATGTAGTAGCACATTGTGTTGGAGGGTTAGCCATACACATGGCTGTCATGGGAGGTCATGTATCTGCAACCCATGTAGCTTCTCTGTCTTGCACTAACTCTTCAATGTTCTTCAACCTTAATGCTTTCTCCAGAGTTAAAATGTGGCTTCCTCTGATCCCA ATAACAATGTTCATACTTGGAGCAGACAAAATAGTTCCTCTTTTGGATGCATCAAAGCTCAGTTTGCGGCACCACCTCCTGAGACTTATAGCTCGCTTCATACCCCGGTATGAGAGGTGCACCTGCACTGAATGTGAAGTTTTCTCTGGCATGTTCGGAAACACCTTCTGGCATGAAAATATTACCCCCACCATGCATCAGTGGTTGAACAAGCAAAGCTCAACAAGGCTCCCCATGTCGGCATTTCCCCACCTCAGGAAAATATGCAACTCTGGTTTTATTGTCGACAGCAATGGTTGCAACTCATACCTGATCCATCCAGAAAGAATGGCACTCCCAACCCTATATATATCGGGTGGACGATCTCTCCTTGTGACTCCTCAAACTTCTTTCCTAGCTCATAAATATATGAAGCTGCACCAGCCTGGCTTTAGACATGAAAGGGTGGTTGTAGAGGGGTTCGGGCATTCAGATCTATTGATCGGAGAAGAGTCTCTTAAGAAGGTGTTTCCTCACATTTTATCACATATTAGATTAGCAGAAGAAGGAAATATTCATACCAAGAGAAACAGGTGCAGTAAAGAATCATTGGATTGGGAAGCTGATCAACACTATGAAGGCAGCTTTGGAGAATGGGGAACTtggttttctccttttgtCATTGTTTCATTGTTTCTAATGATGATTTCTTTGCTACTGATATTGGTTTTATGA
- the LOC126798942 gene encoding uncharacterized protein LOC126798942 isoform X1: MEKQAAVEGCFGDGLENDYDAVVVGSGYGGSVAACRLSLAGVRVCLIEKGRKWESQDFPTDVSKMLSAFRMENQNLGFSFGPKDALFQVYEQNDSLAAVSCGLGGGSLVNAGVMIPTPVRARRHPRWPKEWERNWDNCEASAAAMLKIQSVPVKFPSAKILGDVAYGELGETLETSVKLSVNFDIEEPITKGIKPPQLSSCLACGNCLSGCPYNAKTSTDKNYILSAIQGGCIVKTECQVKYIVRNMYVNSPCERNIGKINRRWRVYFDEIDYITSDFVILSAGVFGTTEILFQSQMRGLKLSEALGSGFSCNGNTVACLAGSPAPLGAYGLDRKQLSETPFEERPGPSISSSYTSSLGFTIQSAVLPTAYPYLLFKGITTYGWPTGYWFFHGVIDKIKHMICFKACQAMVLIALGHDEGDGKITLDKGTNKFCFTPPHDPLLPQKIRAFQKLTKKLGGILFMAKYRSASVHHLGGCIASSDPSHGVCNPDGQVFDPKSPVTVHPGLYVCDASLIPCSVGINPSLTIATVAEHVSRNLVQDILMYKSREGHESVLKVPNKDTKSFIDRKAINCGRSLVTIKETMRGYIGGMPCTAYLIMKMNSQDQTGSAKWKLGTGESHPLLKGKVGGCVEMKAFEKDKLHVLDGNVNLCAVDDRTPYTQYMHYHLLLAASTGARYILEGRKIMNPYLFPVFAWREMTTLHVKFAEVSEKISKDEKMILKGELSVSMIELLKSTISLEGNNRGRFIRLLLGSLLRTYFLQIPRGNHKDLNLSVYHMKSYPSCTFHEIKTEDGFIISCMQWKPHHVLSKLKQDEQQNPVLLLNGYSTESYWLPTEPNDLVRSLLEEGHDTWLLQPRLHPLNPSNNFSIEDVARYDIPAAINKILELHGPTAKVHVVAHCVGGLAIHMAVMGGHVSATHVASLSCTNSSMFFNLNAFSRVKMWLPLIPITMFILGADKIVPLLDASKLSLRHHLLRLIARFIPRYERCTCTECEVFSGMFGNTFWHENITPTMHQWLNKQSSTRLPMSAFPHLRKICNSGFIVDSNGCNSYLIHPERMALPTLYISGGRSLLVTPQTSFLAHKYMKLHQPGFRHERVVVEGFGHSDLLIGEESLKKVFPHILSHIRLAEEGNIHTKRNRCSKESLDWEADQHYEGSFGEWGTWFSPFVIVSLFLMMISLLLILVL, translated from the exons ATGGAGAAACAAGCAGCTGTAGAAGGATGTTTCGGTGATGGACTAGAAAATGATTATGATGCTGTTGTTGTGGGGTCTGGATATGGTGGTTCTGTTGCTGCTTGCCGCTTGTCTTTGGCAGGCGTAAGAGTATGTCTGATTGAGAAGGGCCGGAAATGGGAGTCTCAGGATTTTCCAACTGATGTCTCCAAAATGTTGTCGGCTTTTAGAATGGAGAACCAGAACTTAGGCTTTAGCTTTGGACCAAAAGATGCTTTATTCCAG GTATACGAGCAAAATGATTCTCTAGCAGCTGTTTCTTGTGGGCTTGGTGGAGGCTCATTAGTTAATGCAGGAGTTATGATACCAACACCAGTCCGGGCTAGACGGCATCCACGATGGCCAAAGGAATGGGAAAGGAATTGGGACAATTGTGAAGCTTCTGCAGCTGCCATGCTGAAAATACAAAGTGTGCCTGTCAAGTTTCCTTCTGCGAAAATCTTAGGAGATGTTGCATATGGGGAGCTTGGAGAAACTCTTGAAACGTCAGTGAAGCTGAGTGTGAATTTTGATATTGAAGAACCAATAACCAAGGGTATAAAGCCTCCACAGTTGAGTAGCTGCTTAGCATGTGGGAACTGTCTCTCTGGATGTCCTTATAATGCCAAAACTTCTACAGACAAAAACTATATACTTTCAGCAATCCAG GGAGGATGCATTGTTAAAACAGAATGTCAAGTGAAGTATATAGTGAGGAATATGTATGTAAATTCCCCATGTGAAAGAAATATTGGCAAAATAAATAGAAGATGGCGTGTTTACTTTGATGAGATTGACTATATAACTTCTGATTTTGTAATCCTATCAG CTGGAGTTTTTGGCACAACTGAGATACTCTTCCAATCCCAGATGAGAGGACTGAAACTTTCAGAAGCACTTGGATCTGGTTTCAGCTGTAATGGGAATACCGTGGCTTGTCTTGCTGGAAGTCCGGCACCATTAGGTGCTTATGGATTAGACAGAAAGCAATTGTCTGAGACTCCTTTTGAGGAAAGGCCAGGGCCATCAATCTCTTCGTCTTACACCTCTTCACTGGGATTTACAATCCAG AGTGCTGTACTTCCGACAGCTTATCCATACCTACTGTTCAAAGGGATTACGACGTATGGATGGCCTACTGGATACTGGTTCTTTCATGGAGTTATAgacaaaataaaacatatgATATGTTTCAAAGCATGCCAAGCAATGGTCCTTATAGCACTGGgacatgatgagggtgatggtAAGATCACATTAGATAAGGGAACAAACAAATTCTGCTTCACTCCACCTCATGATCCCCTGCTCCCACAGAAAATTAGAGCTTTTCAGAAGCTGACTAAAAAATTAGGAGGAATTCTCTTCATGGCGAAATACCGAAGTGCGTCAGTTCATCATTTAGGAGGGTGCATCGCATCATCAGATCCTTCACATGGTGTTTGCAACCCTGACGGGCAGGTTTTTGACCCAAAGTCACCTGTCACAGTGCACCCCGGCCTGTATGTCTGTGATGCTTCTTTGATTCCATGTTCTGTTGGCATAAACCCATCTCTTACTATTGCTACTGTTGCTGAACATGTAAGTAGGAACCTTGTGCAGGATATTCTCATGTACAAGAGCAGAGAAGGCCATGAATCTGTTCTTAAAGTTCCtaataaagatacaaaatcCTTCATTGATAGGAAGGCTATTAATTGCGGGAGATCATTGGTCACCATTAAAGAAACCATGAGAGGTTATATTGGTGGTATGCCATGCACAGCTTATCTCATAATGAAGATGAACTCTCAGGACCAGACGGGCTCTGCTAAATGGAAGTTGGGCACCGGAGAATCTCATCCTCTTTTAAAGGGGAAAGTTGGAGGGTGTGTAGAAATGAAAGCTTTTGAGAAGGATAAGTTACATGTCCTTGATGGGAATGTAAACTTGTGTGCAGTAGATGACAGAACTCCTTACACACAGTATATGCATTACCACCTTCTTCTTGCAGCTTCTACTGGTGCAAg ATATATTCTTGAGGGAAGAAAGATAATGAACCCTTATCTCTTTCCTGTATTTGCTTGGAGGGAAATGACAACACTGCATGTGAAATTTGCGGAAGTTTCTGAGAAAATCTCAAAGGATGAGAAGATGATTTTAAAAGGGGAGCTTAGTGTTTCCATGATCGAGCTTCTTAAGAGTACTATAAGCCTTGAAGGTAACAATAGAGGAAGGTTCATACGCCTCTTATTAGGGTCCCTCTTAAGAACCTATTTCTTGCAGATACCTCGAGGGAACCACAAGGATTTGAATCTGTCAGTTTATCACATGAAGTCTTATCCAAGCTGCACTTTTCATGAAATAAAAACTG AAGATGGATTCATTATTAGTTGCATGCAATGGAAACCCCACCATGTTTTGTCAAAACTCAAACAAGATGAACAACAAAATCCAGTTCTGCTTCTTAATGGATATTCTACTGAGAGTTACTGGCTGCCGACAGAACCCAATGACTTAGTAAGATCTTTACTCGAAGAAGGGCATGATACATGGCTTCTACAACCACGATTGCATCCTTTAAATCCTTCAAACAACTTTTCCATTGAAGATGTTGCACGATATGATATCCCTGCTG CAATAAATAAGATCCTTGAACTTCATGGACCAACTGCAAAGGTGCATGTAGTAGCACATTGTGTTGGAGGGTTAGCCATACACATGGCTGTCATGGGAGGTCATGTATCTGCAACCCATGTAGCTTCTCTGTCTTGCACTAACTCTTCAATGTTCTTCAACCTTAATGCTTTCTCCAGAGTTAAAATGTGGCTTCCTCTGATCCCA ATAACAATGTTCATACTTGGAGCAGACAAAATAGTTCCTCTTTTGGATGCATCAAAGCTCAGTTTGCGGCACCACCTCCTGAGACTTATAGCTCGCTTCATACCCCGGTATGAGAGGTGCACCTGCACTGAATGTGAAGTTTTCTCTGGCATGTTCGGAAACACCTTCTGGCATGAAAATATTACCCCCACCATGCATCAGTGGTTGAACAAGCAAAGCTCAACAAGGCTCCCCATGTCGGCATTTCCCCACCTCAGGAAAATATGCAACTCTGGTTTTATTGTCGACAGCAATGGTTGCAACTCATACCTGATCCATCCAGAAAGAATGGCACTCCCAACCCTATATATATCGGGTGGACGATCTCTCCTTGTGACTCCTCAAACTTCTTTCCTAGCTCATAAATATATGAAGCTGCACCAGCCTGGCTTTAGACATGAAAGGGTGGTTGTAGAGGGGTTCGGGCATTCAGATCTATTGATCGGAGAAGAGTCTCTTAAGAAGGTGTTTCCTCACATTTTATCACATATTAGATTAGCAGAAGAAGGAAATATTCATACCAAGAGAAACAGGTGCAGTAAAGAATCATTGGATTGGGAAGCTGATCAACACTATGAAGGCAGCTTTGGAGAATGGGGAACTtggttttctccttttgtCATTGTTTCATTGTTTCTAATGATGATTTCTTTGCTACTGATATTGGTTTTATGA
- the LOC126798942 gene encoding uncharacterized protein LOC126798942 isoform X3 produces MEKQAAVEGCFGDGLENDYDAVVVGSGYGGSVAACRLSLAGVRVCLIEKGRKWESQDFPTDVSKMLSAFRMENQNLGFSFGPKDALFQVYEQNDSLAAVSCGLGGGSLVNAGVMIPTPVRARRHPRWPKEWERNWDNCEASAAAMLKIQSVPVKFPSAKILGDVAYGELGETLETSVKLSVNFDIEEPITKGIKPPQLSSCLACGNCLSGCPYNAKTSTDKNYILSAIQGGCIVKTECQVKYIVRNMYVNSPCERNIGKINRRWRVYFDEIDYITSDFVILSAGVFGTTEILFQSQMRGLKLSEALGSGFSCNGNTVACLAGSPAPLGAYGLDRKQLSETPFEERPGPSISSSYTSSLGFTIQSAVLPTAYPYLLFKGITTYGWPTGYWFFHGVIDKIKHMICFKACQAMVLIALGHDEGDGKITLDKGTNKFCFTPPHDPLLPQKIRAFQKLTKKLGGILFMAKYRSASVHHLGGCIASSDPSHGVCNPDGQVFDPKSPVTVHPGLYVCDASLIPCSVGINPSLTIATVAEHVSRNLVQDILMYKSREGHESVLKVPNKDTKSFIDRKAINCGRSLVTIKETMRGYIGGMPCTAYLIMKMNSQDQTGSAKWKLGTGESHPLLKGKVGGCVEMKAFEKDKLHVLDGNVNLCAVDDRTPYTQYMHYHLLLAASTGARYILEGRKIMNPYLFPVFAWREMTTLHVKFAEVSEKISKDEKMILKGELSVSMIELLKSTISLEDTSREPQGFESVSLSHEVLSKLHFS; encoded by the exons ATGGAGAAACAAGCAGCTGTAGAAGGATGTTTCGGTGATGGACTAGAAAATGATTATGATGCTGTTGTTGTGGGGTCTGGATATGGTGGTTCTGTTGCTGCTTGCCGCTTGTCTTTGGCAGGCGTAAGAGTATGTCTGATTGAGAAGGGCCGGAAATGGGAGTCTCAGGATTTTCCAACTGATGTCTCCAAAATGTTGTCGGCTTTTAGAATGGAGAACCAGAACTTAGGCTTTAGCTTTGGACCAAAAGATGCTTTATTCCAG GTATACGAGCAAAATGATTCTCTAGCAGCTGTTTCTTGTGGGCTTGGTGGAGGCTCATTAGTTAATGCAGGAGTTATGATACCAACACCAGTCCGGGCTAGACGGCATCCACGATGGCCAAAGGAATGGGAAAGGAATTGGGACAATTGTGAAGCTTCTGCAGCTGCCATGCTGAAAATACAAAGTGTGCCTGTCAAGTTTCCTTCTGCGAAAATCTTAGGAGATGTTGCATATGGGGAGCTTGGAGAAACTCTTGAAACGTCAGTGAAGCTGAGTGTGAATTTTGATATTGAAGAACCAATAACCAAGGGTATAAAGCCTCCACAGTTGAGTAGCTGCTTAGCATGTGGGAACTGTCTCTCTGGATGTCCTTATAATGCCAAAACTTCTACAGACAAAAACTATATACTTTCAGCAATCCAG GGAGGATGCATTGTTAAAACAGAATGTCAAGTGAAGTATATAGTGAGGAATATGTATGTAAATTCCCCATGTGAAAGAAATATTGGCAAAATAAATAGAAGATGGCGTGTTTACTTTGATGAGATTGACTATATAACTTCTGATTTTGTAATCCTATCAG CTGGAGTTTTTGGCACAACTGAGATACTCTTCCAATCCCAGATGAGAGGACTGAAACTTTCAGAAGCACTTGGATCTGGTTTCAGCTGTAATGGGAATACCGTGGCTTGTCTTGCTGGAAGTCCGGCACCATTAGGTGCTTATGGATTAGACAGAAAGCAATTGTCTGAGACTCCTTTTGAGGAAAGGCCAGGGCCATCAATCTCTTCGTCTTACACCTCTTCACTGGGATTTACAATCCAG AGTGCTGTACTTCCGACAGCTTATCCATACCTACTGTTCAAAGGGATTACGACGTATGGATGGCCTACTGGATACTGGTTCTTTCATGGAGTTATAgacaaaataaaacatatgATATGTTTCAAAGCATGCCAAGCAATGGTCCTTATAGCACTGGgacatgatgagggtgatggtAAGATCACATTAGATAAGGGAACAAACAAATTCTGCTTCACTCCACCTCATGATCCCCTGCTCCCACAGAAAATTAGAGCTTTTCAGAAGCTGACTAAAAAATTAGGAGGAATTCTCTTCATGGCGAAATACCGAAGTGCGTCAGTTCATCATTTAGGAGGGTGCATCGCATCATCAGATCCTTCACATGGTGTTTGCAACCCTGACGGGCAGGTTTTTGACCCAAAGTCACCTGTCACAGTGCACCCCGGCCTGTATGTCTGTGATGCTTCTTTGATTCCATGTTCTGTTGGCATAAACCCATCTCTTACTATTGCTACTGTTGCTGAACATGTAAGTAGGAACCTTGTGCAGGATATTCTCATGTACAAGAGCAGAGAAGGCCATGAATCTGTTCTTAAAGTTCCtaataaagatacaaaatcCTTCATTGATAGGAAGGCTATTAATTGCGGGAGATCATTGGTCACCATTAAAGAAACCATGAGAGGTTATATTGGTGGTATGCCATGCACAGCTTATCTCATAATGAAGATGAACTCTCAGGACCAGACGGGCTCTGCTAAATGGAAGTTGGGCACCGGAGAATCTCATCCTCTTTTAAAGGGGAAAGTTGGAGGGTGTGTAGAAATGAAAGCTTTTGAGAAGGATAAGTTACATGTCCTTGATGGGAATGTAAACTTGTGTGCAGTAGATGACAGAACTCCTTACACACAGTATATGCATTACCACCTTCTTCTTGCAGCTTCTACTGGTGCAAg ATATATTCTTGAGGGAAGAAAGATAATGAACCCTTATCTCTTTCCTGTATTTGCTTGGAGGGAAATGACAACACTGCATGTGAAATTTGCGGAAGTTTCTGAGAAAATCTCAAAGGATGAGAAGATGATTTTAAAAGGGGAGCTTAGTGTTTCCATGATCGAGCTTCTTAAGAGTACTATAAGCCTTGAAG ATACCTCGAGGGAACCACAAGGATTTGAATCTGTCAGTTTATCACATGAAGTCTTATCCAAGCTGCACTTTTCATGA
- the LOC126796884 gene encoding uncharacterized protein LOC126796884, with protein sequence MEVEEIFGHESYDAVVMGSGYGGSVAACRLAMAGGRMCLLEKGRKWEAKDFPTDSFKILSTVRIENQNLSVSYGPKHALFQMYEQIDSLAAVACGLGGGSLVNAGVMMPTPVRVRRNPKWPKEWERNWGSCEASAADMLRIQSIPVKFPSAKFLEEAADGKTFDTSIKLSVNFDIEEPIMNGTKRPQMGSCLACGNCLSGCPYNAKSSTDKNSLVSAIQACLESFCCHYESTEATNENDIVIVSVQHAGPDQFLDDVLQHIADIRVMS encoded by the exons ATGGAGGTAGAAGAAATTTTTGGACATGAAAGTTATGATGCAGTTGTTATGGGTTCTGGTTATGGCGGTTCTGTGGCTGCTTGCCGGCTGGCTATGGCAGGAGGAAGGATGTGTCTCCTTGAGAAAGGCCGGAAATGGGAAGCTAAGGACTTCCCAACTGACAGCTTCAAAATCTTATCGACTGTGAGGATTGAGAACCAGAACCTAAGTGTTAGCTATGGACCAAAACATGCTTTGTTTCAG ATGTACGAGCAAATTGATTCTCTAGCAGCAGTGGCTTGTGGTCTTGGTGGAGGTTCACTAGTGAATGCAGGAGTTATGATGCCAACACCAGTTCGTGTTAGACGAAATCCAAAATGGCCAAAGGAATGGGAAAGGAATTGGGGTAGTTGTGAAGCTTCTGCAGCAGACATGCTGAGAATACAAAGTATTCCAGTCAAGTTTCCTTCTGCAAAATTTTTGGAAGAAGCTGCTGATGGTAAAACTTTTGACACTTCAATAAAGCTTAGTGTAAATTTTGACATTGAAGAACCAATAATGAATGGAACAAAGCGTCCACAGATGGGTAGCTGCTTAGCCTGTGGGAACTGTCTTTCTGGATGTCCTTATAACGCCAAAAGTTCGACTGACAAAAATTCTCTAGTCTCAGCAATCCAGGCATGTCTCGAGTCTTTTTGCTGCCATTATGAGTCCACAGAGGCTACCAATGAAAATGATATTGTTATTGTATCGGTCCAACATGCCGGCCCTGACCAGTTCCTCGATGACGTACTTCAACATATAGCAGATATCCGTGTCATGTCATGA
- the LOC126800042 gene encoding uncharacterized protein LOC126800042: MATSTAVNMKLLHFHSPRSNPPPPLLSPLLTKSTTTSHAFPNNLTLHYSGYSSSYSNPTAVAKATLDKDSLVPSDDAEDGVLLGTMKLPSDTDFPRFQILLFQWANSLCQGANLPLDMPLKVDKIAGGTRLGFITIGDGETEVIGYIDCLVFPPEGGSGPIFRAVRNGRLKDQVLPGEPRIMRNLMQALLKSVQIARV, from the exons ATGGCCACCAGTACTGCTGTGAATATGAAGCTACTCCACTTCCACTCCCCACGTTCCAATCCTCCCCCGCCATTGCTCTCCCCACTTCTAACTAAATCCACCACCACCAGCCATGCTTTCCCTAACAACCTCACTTTACACTATTCCGGCTACTCATCATCTTACTCAAATCCAACGGCGGTGGCCAAAGCGACGCTGGACAAGGACAGCCTCGTGCCCTCCGACGACGCCGAAGATGGAGTCTTGCTTGGTACCATGAAGTTGCCCTCCGATACAGACTTTCCCAGATTCCAAATCTTGCTCTTTCAG tgGGCTAACAGTCTCTGCCAAGGAGCGAATCTACCGCTTGATATGCCTTTGAAG GTAGACAAAATAGCAGGTGGGACTAGATTGGGATTCATAACAATTGGGGATGGGGAGACAGAGGTCATCGGGTACATAGATTGCTTGGTTTTCCCTCCTGAAGGTGGTTCCGGTCCCATTTTCCGAGCAGTTAGAAACGGACGGTTGAAGGATCAGGTCCTCCCGGGTGAGCCCAGAATCATGAGAAATCTTATGCAGGCTCTCCTGAAGTCAGTTCAAATCGCTAGAGTGTAA